One window of the Strix uralensis isolate ZFMK-TIS-50842 chromosome 3, bStrUra1, whole genome shotgun sequence genome contains the following:
- the HS3ST5 gene encoding heparan sulfate glucosamine 3-O-sulfotransferase 5 produces the protein MLFKQQALLRQKLFVLGSLAIGSLLYLVARVGSLDRLQPLCPIDSRFGPRGQDEIPLRALQFKRGLLHEFRKGNATKEQIRLHNLVQQLPKAIIIGVRKGGTRALLEMLNLHPAVVKASQEIHFFDNDENYAKGIEWYRKKMPFSYPHQITIEKSPAYFITEEVPERIYKMNSSIKLLIIVREPTTRAISDYTQVLEGKERKNKTYYKFEKLAIDPNTCEVNTKYKAVRTSIYTKHLERWLKYFPIEQFHIVDGDRLITEPLPELQLVEKFLNLPPRISQYNLYFNATRGFYCLRFNIVFNKCLAGSKGRIHPEVDTSVITKLRKFFHPFNQKFYQITGRTFKWP, from the exons ATGCTATTCAAACAGCAGGCGTTGCTGAGACAGAAGCTCTTTGTGCTAGGCAGCCTTGCTATTGGAAGTCTCCTATATCTAGTTGCCAGAGTTGGGAGCTTGGATAG ACTGCAGCCCCTCTGTCCCATAGACAGTCGATTTGGACCACGTGGCCAGGACGAAATCCCACTGCGAGCTCTGCAGTTCAAGCGAGGGCTGCTCCACGAATTCCGAAAGGGCAATGCCACCAAGGAACAAATACGACTGCACAATCTGGTTCAGCAGCTTCCTAAGGCCATTATCATTGGGGTAAGGAAAGGAGGCACCCGAGCACTACTGGAGATGCTGAACCTTCACCCCGCAGTGGTCAAAGCTTCTCAAGAGATTCACTTCTTTGACAATGATGAGAACTATGCCAAGGGGATTGAGtggtacaggaaaaaaatgcctttttcttacCCTCATCAAATAACAATTGAGAAAAGCCCTGCGTATTTTATCACTGAGGAAGTACCTGAAAGGATTTACAAAATGAACTCATCTATCAAATTATTGATCATTGTCAGGGAACCTACCACAAGAGCTATTTCTGATTACACTCAGGTGCTGGAAggtaaggaaagaaagaacaaaacttaCTACAAATTTGAGAAGCTGGCTATTGATCCTAATACCTGCGAAGTGAACACTAAGTATAAGGCGGTGAGAACCAGCATCTACACAAAACATCTGGAGAGATGGTTAAAATACTTCCCAATTGAGCAGTTTCATATTGTGGATGGAGACCGGCTCATCACAGAACCACTGCCAGAACTGCAGCTGGTCGAGAAGTTCCTAAATCTTCCTCCGAGGATAAGTCAGTACAATTTATACTTCAATGCCACCAGAGGGTTTTACTGCTTGCGATTTAACATTGTCTTTAACAAGTGCCTGGCGGGTAGCAAGGGACGCATCCATCCAGAGGTGGATACCTCTGTCATTACCAAATTGCGCAAGTTCTTTCATCCTTTCAATCAAAAATTTTACCAGATCACTGGGAGGACATTTAAGTGGCCCTAA